One window of the Staphylococcus equorum genome contains the following:
- the groES gene encoding co-chaperone GroES, whose translation MLKPLGNRVIIQKTEQEQTTKSGIVLTDSAKEKSNEGTIIAVGAGRILKDGSRVAPEVNEGDNVVFQQFAGTEVKRGDDTYLIVSEDDILAVIEE comes from the coding sequence ATGTTAAAGCCATTAGGTAACCGAGTAATTATTCAAAAAACAGAACAAGAGCAAACAACTAAAAGTGGTATCGTTTTAACTGATAGCGCTAAAGAGAAATCAAATGAAGGTACGATAATTGCAGTAGGTGCAGGACGTATTTTAAAAGATGGTTCTCGAGTTGCTCCTGAAGTGAATGAAGGCGACAATGTTGTTTTCCAACAATTTGCTGGAACTGAAGTTAAGCGTGGAGACGACACATACTTAATCGTTAGCGAAGACGATATATTAGCAGTAATAGAAGAATAA
- a CDS encoding Trp-rich small protein: MAWWQEIITTLLTGSLLVVFRVWLESKWKDK; encoded by the coding sequence ATAGCGTGGTGGCAAGAAATAATTACAACTTTATTAACAGGTAGCTTACTTGTTGTATTCCGTGTTTGGTTAGAGAGTAAATGGAAGGACAAATAG
- the pmtR gene encoding PSM export ABC transporter transcriptional regulator PmtR: MKILLKNSGEQPIYEQIKQQIKENILKGYVAPGEHLPSMRELAHDLSVSVITTKRAYEDLEKDGFVFTIRGKGTYVKEQDSSILKEKQFMVIETMAKTISKEAKTIGMPLSELQEILEMIFEEDDE; this comes from the coding sequence ATGAAAATACTTTTGAAAAATAGTGGTGAACAGCCAATCTATGAACAGATTAAGCAACAAATCAAAGAAAATATTTTAAAAGGATACGTTGCTCCTGGTGAACACTTACCTTCGATGAGGGAATTAGCACATGATTTGAGCGTTAGTGTTATAACTACAAAGCGCGCATATGAAGATTTAGAAAAAGATGGTTTTGTCTTTACTATTAGAGGTAAGGGTACATATGTGAAAGAGCAAGATAGTTCAATTTTAAAAGAAAAACAGTTCATGGTGATTGAAACAATGGCTAAAACAATAAGCAAAGAAGCAAAAACCATAGGCATGCCACTTTCAGAATTACAAGAAATCTTAGAAATGATTTTTGAGGAGGACGATGAATGA
- the groL gene encoding chaperonin GroEL (60 kDa chaperone family; promotes refolding of misfolded polypeptides especially under stressful conditions; forms two stacked rings of heptamers to form a barrel-shaped 14mer; ends can be capped by GroES; misfolded proteins enter the barrel where they are refolded when GroES binds): protein MAKDLKFSEDARQSMLRGVDKLANAVKVTIGPKGRNVVLDKEYTSPLITNDGVTIAKEIELEDPYENMGAKLVQEVANKTNEIAGDGTTTATVLAQAMIQEGLKNVTSGANPVGLRQGIDKAVDVAIDALQEISQNVDNKNEIAQVGSISAADEEIGKYISEAMEKVGNDGVITIEESSGFNTELEVVEGMQFDRGYQSPYMVTDSDKMVAELEKPYILITDKKISSFQDILPLLEQVVQSNRPILIVADDVEGDALTNIVLNRMRGTFTAVAVKAPGFGDRRKAMLEDLAILTGAQVITDDLGLDLKDATIDMLGTSSKAEITKDNTTVVDGNGDQNNIDARVSQIKSQIEETDSEFDKEKLQERLAKLAGGVAVIKVGAASETELKERKLRIEDALNSTRAAVEEGIVAGGGTAFMNIYDKVSKIEAEGDIATGINIVLKALESPVRQIAENAGLEGSIIVERLKNADVGVGFNAATNEWVNMLDAGIVDPTKVTRSALQHAASVAAMFLTTEAVVAHIPEESSNDAQAGMGGMPGMM from the coding sequence ATGGCGAAAGATTTAAAATTTTCCGAAGACGCACGTCAATCTATGTTAAGAGGTGTAGATAAATTAGCTAACGCCGTGAAAGTTACAATTGGACCAAAAGGGCGTAATGTTGTATTAGATAAAGAATATACATCACCACTAATCACAAATGACGGTGTTACAATTGCAAAAGAAATTGAATTAGAAGATCCATATGAAAATATGGGAGCGAAATTAGTACAAGAAGTTGCCAACAAAACGAATGAAATCGCAGGTGATGGAACAACTACAGCTACAGTATTAGCTCAAGCAATGATACAAGAAGGCTTGAAAAACGTAACAAGTGGTGCAAATCCTGTAGGTTTACGTCAAGGTATCGATAAAGCTGTAGACGTAGCTATTGACGCATTACAAGAAATCTCTCAAAATGTTGATAATAAAAATGAAATTGCGCAAGTTGGATCAATTTCAGCAGCAGATGAAGAAATTGGTAAATATATTTCAGAAGCTATGGAAAAAGTAGGTAACGATGGTGTAATTACAATAGAAGAATCAAGTGGTTTTAATACTGAACTTGAAGTCGTTGAAGGTATGCAATTTGATCGTGGCTACCAATCCCCTTATATGGTAACTGATTCAGATAAAATGGTTGCAGAACTTGAAAAACCATATATTTTAATTACAGATAAAAAGATTTCATCTTTCCAAGATATTCTGCCATTATTAGAACAAGTTGTTCAATCTAACAGACCTATCCTAATCGTAGCAGATGATGTAGAAGGTGACGCACTAACAAATATCGTATTAAACCGTATGCGTGGCACATTTACTGCAGTGGCAGTTAAAGCACCTGGATTCGGAGATCGTCGTAAAGCAATGTTGGAAGATTTAGCTATCTTAACAGGCGCACAAGTGATTACTGATGACTTAGGCTTAGATTTAAAAGATGCAACAATTGACATGTTAGGTACTTCAAGTAAAGCAGAAATCACTAAAGATAATACAACAGTGGTTGATGGTAATGGAGACCAAAATAATATCGATGCACGTGTAAGCCAAATTAAATCTCAAATTGAAGAAACGGATTCTGAATTTGATAAAGAGAAATTACAAGAGCGCTTAGCTAAATTAGCTGGAGGCGTAGCTGTAATAAAAGTTGGTGCAGCAAGTGAAACAGAATTAAAAGAGCGTAAATTACGCATTGAAGATGCTTTAAACTCTACTAGAGCTGCTGTTGAAGAAGGTATTGTAGCCGGTGGTGGTACAGCATTCATGAATATTTATGACAAAGTTTCTAAAATTGAAGCTGAAGGCGATATTGCAACAGGCATTAATATTGTATTAAAAGCATTAGAATCTCCAGTTCGTCAAATTGCAGAAAACGCTGGTTTAGAAGGTTCGATTATTGTTGAAAGACTTAAAAATGCTGATGTAGGTGTTGGTTTCAATGCAGCTACAAATGAATGGGTGAATATGTTGGATGCAGGTATTGTAGATCCAACTAAAGTTACACGTTCAGCGTTACAACATGCAGCAAGTGTAGCAGCAATGTTCTTAACAACTGAAGCGGTTGTTGCGCATATTCCTGAAGAAAGCAGTAATGATGCACAAGCAGGTATGGGCGGCATGCCAGGGATGATGTAA
- a CDS encoding SE1626 family protein, which yields MKHLTKIFVIMAMILLVVGYYLQAIGHEDSGIKLLIAAIMFMICAFIDRNNKRKKKDKQNK from the coding sequence GTGAAACATTTAACTAAAATATTTGTCATAATGGCAATGATATTACTCGTTGTAGGCTATTATTTACAGGCTATTGGTCATGAAGATTCTGGTATTAAATTATTAATTGCTGCAATCATGTTTATGATTTGCGCTTTTATTGATCGTAATAATAAGCGTAAGAAAAAAGATAAACAAAATAAATAA
- a CDS encoding HD domain-containing protein, whose protein sequence is MLKDINEIVVPDSKIIQEAQEVVHEYGNELIWNHSNRVYLFGEVKGMQDNLKYDKELLYMCSLFHDLGLTNQYSSDDLRFEVDGANAVRQFLDTHNYNDQDLQLAWDSIALHTTIGVAEHKENNVALLYHGVGMDVMSDNWDQYSDEIRKAIVNKFPRGNFKKDVLTAFYEGFKHKPETTFGNIKSDVVKYFEPEYPQNNFCSCVLRSKWDD, encoded by the coding sequence ATGTTAAAAGATATCAATGAAATTGTTGTCCCAGATAGTAAAATAATCCAAGAAGCACAAGAAGTAGTCCATGAATACGGTAATGAGTTAATATGGAACCATTCGAATAGAGTATATTTATTTGGTGAAGTTAAAGGCATGCAAGATAATTTGAAATATGATAAAGAGCTTTTATATATGTGTTCGCTCTTCCATGATTTAGGGTTAACGAACCAATATAGTAGTGATGATCTGAGGTTTGAAGTAGACGGCGCAAATGCAGTCCGCCAATTTTTAGATACACACAATTATAACGACCAAGATTTACAACTTGCTTGGGATTCAATTGCATTACATACAACGATAGGTGTGGCTGAGCATAAAGAAAATAATGTTGCATTATTATATCACGGTGTTGGTATGGATGTTATGAGTGACAATTGGGACCAATATTCAGATGAAATTAGAAAAGCTATCGTAAATAAATTTCCTCGAGGTAATTTTAAAAAAGATGTATTAACAGCTTTTTATGAAGGCTTTAAGCATAAACCTGAAACAACTTTTGGTAATATTAAATCTGATGTGGTGAAATATTTTGAGCCAGAATACCCTCAAAATAATTTTTGTTCTTGTGTCCTACGCTCAAAATGGGATGATTAA
- a CDS encoding aminotransferase class I/II-fold pyridoxal phosphate-dependent enzyme yields the protein MNPLALDLNEQLSKSNPEVADMLSDLGKLMYYPKGILSQSAEAKSTQYNATIGMATYKDSKMYANTLNDIFDYLEPDEIFPYAPPQGLESLRDLWQQKTLKENPDLDAKDMTRPILTNALTHGLSLVGDMFVDSGDTLLLPTHNWGNYKLVYSTRHSAEIETYDIFDEAGHFTTENLVNTLENYNKEKVILILNYPNNPTGYTPTKDEVHTIVAAVKSLAERGTNVIALVDDAYYGLFYEDVYTQSLFTALTNLHLDNLLPIRLDGATKEFFAWGLRVGFISFGVGNDTTKQVLEAKIKGLIRSNISSGPLPSQSAVKYVLENHETFDKEIQHNINTLQARYEVTKSVVYDEKYTSYWQAYDFNSGYFMALQVKDVDPEQLRQHLINKYSIGIIALNSTDIRIAFSCVEKDDIPHVFDSIAKAIEDLKN from the coding sequence ATGAATCCTTTAGCTTTAGATTTAAACGAGCAATTATCTAAATCAAATCCAGAAGTTGCAGACATGCTTTCCGACCTAGGAAAATTAATGTATTATCCGAAAGGTATATTATCTCAATCGGCGGAAGCAAAATCCACACAATATAATGCCACGATAGGAATGGCAACATATAAAGATAGTAAGATGTACGCAAATACTTTAAATGACATCTTCGATTATTTAGAACCAGATGAAATCTTCCCTTATGCTCCGCCACAAGGTTTAGAATCTCTTCGTGATTTATGGCAACAAAAAACATTAAAAGAAAACCCAGATTTAGATGCGAAAGACATGACAAGACCAATCCTTACTAATGCTTTAACACATGGCTTATCATTAGTTGGTGACATGTTCGTCGATAGTGGTGATACACTCTTACTCCCAACGCATAATTGGGGCAACTATAAACTCGTTTATAGTACAAGACATAGTGCTGAAATCGAAACGTATGATATTTTTGACGAAGCTGGACATTTTACAACAGAAAATTTAGTTAATACTCTAGAAAATTATAATAAAGAAAAAGTCATTTTAATATTAAATTATCCAAATAATCCAACTGGTTATACACCAACAAAAGATGAAGTTCATACTATCGTCGCTGCAGTAAAATCATTAGCAGAACGTGGTACAAACGTTATCGCTTTAGTTGACGATGCATACTACGGACTCTTTTACGAAGATGTTTATACACAGTCATTATTCACAGCATTAACGAATTTACATTTAGATAACTTATTACCAATTCGTTTAGATGGTGCAACAAAAGAATTCTTTGCATGGGGCTTACGTGTAGGTTTCATCAGTTTTGGTGTCGGAAACGATACAACAAAACAAGTATTAGAAGCTAAAATCAAAGGATTAATTCGAAGTAACATTTCAAGCGGCCCATTACCTTCGCAAAGTGCAGTTAAATACGTGCTCGAAAATCACGAAACTTTTGATAAAGAAATTCAACACAATATCAACACGTTACAAGCTAGATATGAAGTAACGAAATCTGTTGTATATGATGAGAAATACACATCATACTGGCAAGCCTATGATTTTAACTCAGGCTATTTTATGGCGTTACAAGTTAAAGACGTTGACCCTGAACAGTTACGCCAACACTTAATTAATAAATACTCTATTGGTATTATTGCCCTTAATTCAACCGACATTCGCATTGCTTTTAGTTGTGTAGAAAAAGATGACATTCCACATGTATTTGATTCTATCGCTAAAGCTATTGAAGACCTAAAAAATTAA
- a CDS encoding bacillithiol transferase BstA — MTKKSVYDVIDTGINYLISDYDKWNIESILDNESELFPNTLHWQYGHVLTIFESALSLSEQNEVDIQKYTRLFGYGSNPADWGDEDIPSVDEIIENLKTLPERAKKLTDQQLEVELTETIAGCSTLDELLILNAIHVPLHAGKIEEMARVLKQQR, encoded by the coding sequence ATGACAAAAAAATCAGTGTACGATGTGATTGATACAGGTATTAATTATTTAATATCAGATTATGACAAATGGAACATTGAAAGTATATTAGATAATGAAAGTGAACTCTTCCCTAATACGCTACATTGGCAATATGGACACGTGTTAACTATTTTTGAATCTGCGCTATCTTTAAGTGAACAAAATGAAGTCGACATCCAAAAATATACGCGCTTATTTGGCTATGGTTCTAATCCAGCTGATTGGGGCGACGAAGATATCCCAAGTGTGGATGAAATTATCGAAAATTTAAAAACGTTACCTGAACGTGCCAAAAAATTAACTGACCAACAATTAGAAGTTGAATTAACTGAAACGATTGCTGGTTGTAGTACGTTAGATGAGTTGTTAATTTTAAATGCAATTCATGTACCACTACATGCTGGTAAAATTGAAGAAATGGCACGTGTACTGAAACAGCAACGTTAA